The Algoriphagus halophilus sequence GTGATGATGTGTACGAAGAGCATTTGGGAGCGGAGGGAACAAACATCTACCCTATTACCAATACCTATCCTTGGGATTTCAATGAGCAAGTAACTTTTGATGCTTCCTTTATCAAATTGAGAGAATTAAGCATTGGCTATAGGATTCCAAACCTTGGCAAGTTTAAAAATGCAACCTTCTCGATTTACACCAGAAACCTGATGATATGGACCAAGGCAGATATAGGAATAGACCCTGAAAGAGCCTTTTGGGCCAGCGGAGGAACACAAGGGAATACCTCTTCCCAATTCCGACAAGGGATCGAAAGACAAAATGTGATGCCTTGGAGTCTTCCAATCGGGTTCAAATTAAATTTTAATCTCTAACCTCAAATCATCGAATCATGAAAATTACATCAAAAATATATAAAGGAATGATGATAGCTTTGGTTTGCTGGGTGGGTTTCACGGGCTGTGATGATAAGCTTGATGAAATGAATATCAATCCTTATGGAATTGATCCTACAGAAGTTAACCCTAACCTACTGATGCCAACCATTTTGGCCTCTGCGGCTCAAAACTATACCAATCTAGGCGTGAATGACTTAGCCGGAGCTGTTCAACATACACAGAAAAATGGATGGTATGGAGGTCATAATAATTATAGCTGGGAAAGTATGAGTTGGAATGGATGGTACGATATTCTTAGAAACAATGACTTGCTTTACAAGAGAGCGGTAGAATTAGAGAATGAATTTTTCCAGGGCGTATCCTTGACCATGAAATCTTTTGTTTTTGGAAACATCACAGACTTATGGGGAGATGCACCCTACACCAATGCCCTAATGGGATTTGAAACTTCTCCTGAGTCTCAATTTCCCGCATTTGATAACCAGGAAGTGATTTATGATGGGATCATAGCGGATTTGGAGAATGCCGTTGCTTTGTTTAACTCTTCCAATTCTGATTTAGTAGTGCCTGCAAATGACCTTTATTTTGGAGGGGATGTAGGAAGTTGGAAACGTTTTGCCAATTCCCTTTTACTACGGTATTATTTACGGATTTCTTCTAAGAAGCCAGAGGTTGCCAAAGCGGGCATTGAAGCGATTTATTCTTCAGGAGAGTACATCCAAAATCCGTCCCAAGATGCGGTATTGGATTATACAGGAGGGGCAAGTGATATTTGGATAACCCGTCATATTGCCTTAAACCCTGATGACTTTCAGCGGTATCAAGCATGCCAAACGTTTATTGACCAATTGGTAGGGACCAATGACCCAAGGCTTCCTGTTTGGTTCGCACCAGTGCGTGTACAATGGGAAGCAGATGAAAGCCTGGATGTTGCTGCTGAAGATTTTATTCGAAATGACGGTGAAGCCTTAGGAGTGGTCACCTATCCTTTTGATGACTTTGTGGAATTGTATCCAAACGAAAACTTTACCAGAAAATACAATCCCAACTTGGTCTCTTACAATGATGCAGCATATGTCGGATTACCACCTTCTTTGATGATTCCTGAATCTTATAATGGAAATCCTTCTCCCGGTCAGGGGACGCAAAACCAGCATGTATCCCAATTGGCGGATATTTATCAATCCGCAGGTTCTGCAGGAGATATCCTAAAATCCAGATTGATCTCAGCTGCAGAAGTGAGTTTTATTTTTGCGGAAGCAGCTCTGAAAGGCTGGAATGTGGGCTCAGCGGAAGATCACTACTATATGGGAATTCAAAACTCCTTAATTACCTGGGAAAAAGAAGCAGAGTATGAAGCTTTCATCGCTCAACCGGAAGTTGCTTTTAACAATACCATCCAACAGGTGATTGAACAAAAATGGGTAGCAAGCTGGACTGCTGCAGCGGAGTCTTTTGCTGATTATAAAAGAACCGGATATCCTATGTTGGAAACAGGACCTCAATCTCCACAACCTAGGGTAGCATTGAGATTCCAATATGGCAATGATGAGTACAACAACAACGCTGAAAGCATCACTGGTGCCTTGGACCGATTGGAATTAACTGAGTATTCAGGAGGATTTGGAAAAGACAGCCAATGGTCCAAATCCTGGCTGTATCAAGGAAGTTCTATTCCTTGGTAAAAAATTAGATATAAAAAGAAATGTCACATTTTGGCCCCTACAATTATTAGGGACCGAAATGTGACATTTTATTGTTAACTGAATTTTAACTTCGCTTAGTTTGACCCTTGTGATCGCTCAGAAAAAGCCTTCAAGTATTTTCAGTTTGGATCATCAATTCAATTTCTCCACCCTAGTGGGAGTATCCTTGCCGCTGATGATACTTTTGCTGCTTAAAGCGATCGCCTTGATTACTTCCGTCATATTGGCCATATCCAGGGTTTCAATTTCATCTGAAGCTTTATGGTAATTGGGTTCATCATTCGGAGGCTCTTCCATTTTCGAAGTAGAAATCGTATGGGCAGGCACTCCCAAAGCTGCCAAGGTCGCATTATCGCTTCTATAAAAAAGATTTTGCTGTGGATAGGGATCTGGCTCAAACCGAAACTTGGAGCCTTCCAGGTTTTTCTGCAAAATCTCACCAATGCTACTTTTCTCAAAACCTGTAATATAAGCACTATTTGTACCCCACTTGCTTTCCGTTCCGATCATTTCAATATTGAACATGGCCACCACTTGATCCGGATCTAATTGCTTGGAAAAATAGGTGCTTCCAAAGCCACCGGATTCTTCTGCAGTAAAAGCCACAAAAATTAAGGAACGTTCATTATCCTGCAGTTCTTTAAAGTATTTTGCCAACATGATCACAGCAGTAGTTCCCGCTGCATTGTCGTTGGCACCATTGAAAATACTGTCTTGCCCCTCTCCCATGGATCGAATTCCTAGGTGATCATAGTGCCCACCGAAAACCACATATTCGTCTTTTAGGGACTTTCCTGGAATCATTGCTACCACATTCTTCAACTCTTCTTTTACCACTTGATTGGTAGCCTTCAACTGAATAGAGGAAGGGTCCAAATTCTTTGTCAAAACAAAAATCTGGGAGTATTCTGTAGGGAATTTTGGTCTGCTTGCACTCCTGGCCACTCTAGCAAAGTTTTCTTCATGGGCCGGGTCTATTAAAACCAGTAAATTCTTTTCTTCCCTCAATAGCGGAAAAACGCTTTGGTTGAATACATCATTTTCCTCCACGCTGATGAGTTGATACCCATCAAAAGATTCTAAGTTCAACTCCTCTTGGGTAGTATTGACCACCACATTTTGGGCATTCAATGCTTGTTGGTCCAACATTCCCTCTATTTCAGCCGGGACCGTTTTCAGTAATTGGAAATTCTGGAAATAGGAATTGTTACCTTCCAGATAAGGCAGATCACTTTTTTCAAATTCAGAAGCGACAAAATCAGCTGCTTTCTCCAGTCCAGGAGTAAATATTCTCCTTCCCTCCATATCGTCCGCAGAAAGTGTACGTTCAATCCGCTCCACTACATCCATGGAGATGACATCCTCAATAGTTGGGTTACAGGCATATAGCATCAGGCAACATGCCGATAGTGATAAAATAGTTTTCTTCATGCGTGGTGGGTTTATACTTTTTAGTAATAAGTAGTCATCTAGTTACTAAGATGGAATGAATTTTAAGCTTTAGGTAAACATAGTTTAAATTCTTGTATTTGGAGAAACAGGAATTGAGGAACCTTAAAAATGGATGCCTTGGTTAAAACCAATCCTTTGCTTTTCTCCTTCACTCGTATAACTGATAGAAATAAAAAAGACCTTCGAGGGTGTTACTTCCTCAAAGGTCTGATTTCGATACGTTAAGCACTTAAGGGTTAATTGCAACTTTCTAACCAATAATCTTTAAGTTAACTAATATTTATTTAGTAACCTATTTATCAGCTCTACATTTAACTATTAGTTGACTTCAAATAATCTATAAATGTCAATCGATAAGCAATTAACCTGAATATCAAAAATGTAAACCATCTTAAAAAAACTGAATAGTAGTAGTTAGGGTCTTACCACCACACAAAAGATTCGGTCCCTACCCTCAAAGCCTATACAAAAAGGCTCATTTCTATTATATTAGTAAAAACAAGTATCTTTCTTTTAACTATAGAACTTACCAGAGCTCGACCCAATTTTTAATTAACCAACCAGAATGAATTCAGGCATCTTCTGCATTTCCTTAGACTTCGAACTACTATGGGGCATTTTTGACAAAGTGGGAATGAATTTCAGTCCAAAATACTTCGAGCATACCCGGCAGATAGTTCCTGATATGTTGGATGTTTTTGCTAAAAACCAAGTCCAAGCTACCTGGGCTACTGTGGGGATGCTGTTTGCAGAAAACGAAGAGGAATGGATGGCATATGCTCCAATGCAAAAACCTTCCTATCGGGACCCGAAGTTATCTGCATATGAATTTGCTCGCAGCTATGGCTTGAATCCCCAAGTTCATTTTGCACCTGAACTGATCCAACAAATCATTGATACCCCAGGCCAAGAACTTGGCTCGCATACTTTCGCCCATTACTACACCTTAATGCGGGGACAAAGTCCTGAGCAATTCCGCCAGGACCTTCAGGCATCACAGAAAATCTCTCAGGATAAATTTGGAATCACTTTGAAATCATTGGTATTTCCAAGGAACCACATTAATGAGCTCTACTTACCTATTTGTCTGGAGGAAGGTTATACTCAAGCTAGAAGCAATCCCAAAAGCTGGTTCTGGCAAGAAACGCAACATGAGGATTTAAGTAAAAAATGGTTTAGATCTGCAGACTGCTTTATGCCTATTGGAAAAAATACTTCCTTCAAAAAAAGTGAATTGAAGATTTATCCCAATGAGCCTTTGTTAATTCCAGCTTCCAGGATCTTAAGGCCCATCTCAAAAAACAACAACCTGTTCAATTCTGTAAGGCTTTCAAGGATCAAGTCAGAAATGAGCTTTGCCGCAGAAAACCAAGAGATTTATCACCTGTGGTGGCATCCGCATAATTTCGCTAATGACCCTATCCAATCCATGATAGAACTGGATGAAATCATGGATCATTTCCAGCAATTAAAATCTGAATTTGGAATGAGAAGTCTGAATATGAAGGAAATAGGAGACTTGGTTGCAAAAGAATCAGAAAAAAGTCTCCAATCCATCAATTGACAAAAGGGGTCAGGAGTGGAATTTTACCCGCACTCCTTTGGGTGGAGTATAATGTCTTTTTTATAATTTTGGCCGGTGAAGGAACTAGCTACTTTCTTAATTTCCAGTTTGCCTTCTTCCCTATCAAAAACCCAAAAAAAATTGAATAAAAAAATAAAGGTATTACACTTGATCAAAAGTCTAGGAAGAGGAGGGGCAGAAAAGTTAATTCCTGAAACAGCCTTGGTACATAATCAAGAGCAATTTGAATTTCATTGTCTTTACTTTTACCACCAAGAAAACAACATTATCGATGAGCTTGAAAATGCGGGTATTCAAGTTCATTTAATCCCTTCTGGAAACTTAGGATTGTTTTTTCGGGTCAACAAAGTACGCAACTTTATCATTTCCAATGGATTCGACATTATCCATGCACACTTGCCATGGGCTGGAATAATGGCGAGATCTGTAGGTAGGAATCTGAACATCCCCATCGTGTATACTGAACACAATACCTGGGAAAGGTACAATAAGCTTTCCTACTGGGGCAATAGAATTAGCTTCAAAAAACAAGATGTGGCCATTGCAGTATCCAATGAAGTAGCCCTATCCATGCGACTCAATTCCATATGGGACCCTTATCAACGGGGAGGCAGAATGAAATTAAGAGTCATTCAAAACGGGGTGAATACGGAGGTGTTCAAAAGAGTGAAAATAGAATCCATTACCCGTGAGAAAATTGGAATACCTCCAGATGCAACAGTTGTTGGGATCGTTGCAGTTTTCAGGGATCAAAAACGCCTATGGCTTTGGGTGGAAGTGGCGTTGAAAATCCTAGAAAAATGCTCAAATACCCATTTTATCCTGGTGGGCGATGGAGAGTGGAGAGAGAGGCTGGAAGACCAGATCCTTAAATCCGGAAAAGAAAATCAGTTTCATTTAGTGGGAGTTCAAAAAAATGTAATTCCATTTTTATCCATGATGGATATTTACTTGAGCACCTCAGAATTTGAAGGATTACCTATTGCAATGTTGGAAGCCATGTCTTGTCATGTACCTGTGGTAGCCACAAGAGCAGGTGGAATTGGAGAGGTAATCCAACATGGGGTTCAGGGGTATTTAACGGAAATAGAGGACTGGAAGGAATTGACTCCGCATGCCATCAAACTCATTAAAAATCCAGCACTTCGGCAAAAAATGGCAGATGCCGCCAGAGCTAGGGTAATCCAAGGATTTAGTATGAAAAGGATGGTAGAAGAACTGGAAGAAATTTACAAGGACACCGCAGGTAAATAATCAGACTTAAAAAAATTAGAATCTCATGATATAGAAAGACAACTAAGACACATTTTCATGGTTTCTTTCGTCAGTTAGTATTCTTAGCTAATTAGGAATACCTCACTTCCAATCAAATATTCAGGTCCTAAAAGCTAAAGATCGGGACAATCAGATGGAAGATAGAAATGGATTTTAAAAATCCTGCAATCTACTATCCTATCTAATTCAGAAAAGAAAATAGAAAGCGGTTAACCTCCTATTGCTCCATCAACTCCGCCTCAGCAATACGCTTCCTCTCCTCCTCCACAATGCGGTTGTAAATCTCTCCACGTTTTTTAATCCGGTTGATCTTCTGCCAGTCCATAAAGGCGACTACCACAAAAAGCATAAAATACATGATCTGTGATTTTTGGCGGATGATGATCCCCAAATTGGACATCACATAGGTCATGGAGATGGAGATGGAAATAAATACCACTGCCGACATCTTGACCATCGCAGGGGCTTCCTTGATGTAGGTAATAAAATCTTTTCTTAGGATTTTACTAAACATGTAGATATACAAAGCATTTTCAAAAGAAATAGCAATGCCCAAGGCATTAGGGGAATCCACAAATAAGGGTCGAAACCAAAAAGTAAAGAGTTTCATCGGTAAACTATAGGAACCCATATCTACAGCTGAACCTGCTGCTTGCAATCTTTGCCTATTTAATTCTGATTCCTCTTCAAAACTATCCACTAAGTTATTAGGGTCATATCCTAAATAAACTATTAAATCTTCATAGACATAAATACTCATTCCGATTGCAAACACAACCACCATGTACTTCTGGTATAGAGGAACTTTTTCTTTACCCATCACAAACCCTACCCCCATACCAATTAAGATCGCAAAAAGAATATGTGGCCGTACCATATAGCACAAAAAGCTTCCAAAAATAATGTGAGGTATTCTTTTTGCCGGCCAGGATAACCCATAGACCAAGAAACCTATTCCTGCAAAAATCACCGCTCCTTTCCCCAAAGAAGCAGTCCAGAAATGCATATTGGGCAAAAACATAAAAATGGTAATCGCATCCCAACCTTCAAATTTGGGATTGAAACGCAGATTTTCCTTAAAGAATAGGTAAAAATAGACAAAACCCCAAAACCCTAACCAAGTAGTTAGGAACATCATCATATCGTAATTAAACCCAAACCAACGAACCCAAGGAAATGCCAACCACTCAATAAAATCTGTGCCCTCAGAAAAAGCATCAAACCAACTTCTCCAATAAAATTTCGTTCGATTAAAATAGGTAATAGAGTCAGATCGATTGAATTGCCCATACGTCCAATAGACCAAACCAAAAAACATATGGTACCAGAAAATCTGGTTCAGCATTCCAGCTTTCACCCATTTATGTTCCTTTTGGAGATTCCCAAGGATAGGTTGGCTAATGCCAAATAAAATCAATATGAGAACTACTGCACCAAGCACTCTTTGAATTTATTGTTTGAATTATTTTCCAATTTTAATTTATAGATATTCCTTTTTGAAACTTCCTACTTTCCCTAAAATCAAATAGACAAAGCCGTAACTACTCTCAAATAAAACTTCTCAAATTGAGTTGTAATATTTTCGATAGAATAATTTTCATTGATCAGCTGAAAAGCCTGATCAAGTATATTCTCCTTTTTTAATTCATCCATTTGATGTACTTCTAAGATTGATTTAATAAATGCATTTTTGTCACATTTGGAAATCAACCACCCTGTTTCCTCAGTCAAAACTTCAGAAACTCCTCCAACATCATATGCAATAACCGGAATTTTATTTGCAAATGCTTCTAGGATTACAGCAGGTAATCCCTCTATTTTACTTGGAAGAAGGATAATTGAATTTCTGGGTATAACCTCAAAAGGCTTGGGAACAATGCCCTTAAAAATGACTGAATCTTTCAAATTCATTTTTTTTACTTGATTTTCGATTGAAGCCTTTTTTGGCCCCTCTCCAAACAGCCACAATTTTAACGTCGGATATTGGGATTGAACTTCTGAAAAAATATCCATCAATTCCGAGTGATTTTTTTCGAATGTAAACCCTCCTATATGAACTAACAAGGGGTTTTCGGTTTTAATAAAATATGACTTTGATTTAGGAATTTCTATTCCTATTGGAATTACTTCATGTGCTTTATTAAAATAAAAAATAGAATTGAAATCTGATTTTGAATTAGAACTAACTGAAATTATACCGTCTATCTGATTATACAGGTATTTATTAAAATTCTTAATTAATGGACTCTGGATGTACTGACTTATTTGAGAAGCGTTTCTGAAAATCAAGGGTGTTTTCCACCCAAAAAGTTTCTTGGATAAAACAGTGAATTTTAAAGTATCAGCCGCATTAGCCTGTATAAGATCAGGATTTTCGGTTTTAATTAATTCTGCAAATTGGCTCCATGCTCTAAGATCCCAAAGCCTGTTTTTAATAGATCTTTTTAAATGAATCTGTTGTCCTGAAAAAGGTAAATCAAAATTCCCTTCAAAGAGAGAAATTAGAATGACATCATGCCCTAATTCTTTCAACTTTCCAGAAAGAAGGCAAGTAAAAAACTCAACTCCTCTTGCCTGGGGCTTTTGTATGACCTGGAAAATTTTCATTTTCTATAGTAAGCGTCTGAGAAGACCCACTCTTCCGTAAAATTAAATGTATGGGCACCCAGTTGCTTTTTTGAACTATCTGGCTCTAGGACTGCCACAGTATCTTCTTTATATTCTTCTGGAGTAAGATTCAAAATCTTCTGAATTTTTACTCTATGCCCATACCTCAAACCTGAATCCTGAGCAGGTCTAAATAATTTTTCTCCATTTTTAAAAATCCTTCCAGCAGGCCTAGAACAATTAACATCTGACACTATAGGATTCAATGAATGGGCGATCCATTTTGGTTCTAATAAACTTGGTGAATAATAGGCATATAATTCTACAAAGGCTGAAGTACCTTGGTGAGGACTCTGGTTCACAAATAACCAATACTTATCTTCTACTTTTATAAGTGTGGGATCATAAGCTTCTCCTTCAAAAAACACTCCTACCTTGGTCCATTTAAAAGGGAAATCTAAAGCTTTGTAAATAAATAGCTTTCCTACTTCTCCCGATTCTGGGATCAAATAAAACTCATTATTTTCTTCCCAAATAAAAGGATAGGAAAGATGCCATTTTTCCTCCAATACAACTTTTGGATCTATCATTTTCTTTCCATCCCATTCTGCAACAGAAATTCTTCCCTTATTGGAATTGTAATCAAAATCTTCAAAAAACACCCAGGTCTTTTTATCTTTTTCTATTGGAAAAGGATCTGCCCAGAAAGATCCATTTGAAAGTAAACCTTTTGGAGGTTTAATGGAATGGAAATTAATGACACTCAAATTTGATAAAACATTTCCCTCATTTCTAGCCACTACTATTTCCCAGTAAGGTTTTTTAAATCCCTCTTTTATTTTCCTGAATATATTTCTGAAAGTAAGATCAGTAGCCAAAATCGCCATCTTTCCTGAGGCTGGAGGTGTTAAAAGTGGTACCTCTGACTTTATCGGGACTTGATTACTATGTATTTCTTTTTCCCATTTATCAATTCCTTTGGTATTGATTTGACGGATAACACGAGGGATAATAAAACTAGAGAGCCAGAAAATTTTATTCGCATTTCTCTGTACGGAGAGCGGATCTGTTTGTGAAAAGGATTTATACAAAACTTGACCATCATCAAGTTTTTCAGATAATCTTTGAAGAATCAACCCTGTAGTTTCCTTTTTCAACATTACTTCCCAAAATCCTGGGGGGCCTCCTTTGTAGAATTGATTGTCACCATGATGGAAAGACCAGACTCCCAGTTTGGGGATAAGGAGAATTTTTCCCCTAAGTATTCTGAATCCAAAACGAACAATAATATCTGGATTCAGGGCACTGATTTTATCCAGATCTTCTTTTTGAAAGTAATCCGAATACTTCTTTTGAATTGGCGTAATTGGAAGAGAAGGAATATCCCAACCTTTTATATTCCTGATATCTTCTTGTGCAAATGCATCAGGAGATTTCAAAAATAATTTCCTGTCTATTGCTCTAAACAAGCGGTACAGGAATGGGGATTTCTTGCCGCTGGATTTAGGTTTTTGATTAATAACAGCTAAAACTAATTCAGTATTTCTTTCTTTGAGTATTTGTTCAATTGCCTCGAAGACCCAAGCTGCAACAATAAAGGAATCCAACAAAAGAATTATTCTAATCTTCACTTCTTAAGTTTTGATAGATTTTATGCAATGTTTGTTCGTATTGGATAGCAATTTTCTCAATATCAAACCTGGCAATAGCTTCCTCCCTAGCCTTTCTTCCTAATTCAGCCATATACTCAGGATTTTCTATGGCAAAAATCATCTGATTGGCTAATTGCTCCGAATTTTGAACTTCAAAAATCAAAGCATTCTCAGTACTCACTGCCTCTAAGTTCATAGAAATATTTGAAGCAATAATAGAAATTCCTGCCATCATGGCTTCCACCAATGTACCTGCAAAACCTTCATACCAACTAGGGAACAGAAAACAGTGGGCAGTGATCAGTGGGCAGTCCCGATAGCTACCGGGATCAGTAGTCAATGGATAGTACCCATTTATTAGTGCAATATTTGGATTGGAGATTTTTCCGGGAAGAAAAATCGAGTCATTGAGATTTAAATCCTGAACTAGCTTTTCAAGCTCTGATCTAAAAGGCCCTTCTCCAAAAATAGTCAAAGAACAATTTGGGTACTTTTCGATAACTATTGAAAAAGCATTTATTGCATCCTGAAAGCCTTTTCTTTCCAAGAGCCTACCATAAGAGATAAAATTAAAAGTTTTAGGACTCTCCTCTTGTTCTTTGGGGTTTTTCCCAGAAGGCCTTTCTCCATGAATTCTTACTTCTCTAAGTTTATCTGAAGTCCAGAAATTTTTAGGAATATTTCTGCCCCTATAAACCACTTCAATTTTATTCTCATTTAAACCCAAAGTCTTTATATGTGAATCAGCTAATGCCCTAGCATTAGAAATCCAGAATTCCGGAATGGATGCAGTTATTTTATCCAGCCAATATACTATTTGATGCTTTATACCAGATTTGTCCTTCCATGCCAATTTGGAATAGCTATCATTTACAAGAGTACCAACTAATGGAACGCCAGTAATCCATGAAGCTAGGCGGGTGATTATATCAGCACGCCATAAACTTGAGACCAGTAAATCTGGCTTTTCCTTATGGATCAAGCTAACCAATCTCCTTATTCCTAAAATTAGATGGTATTTCTCAGGAATATCCAAAAAAAATAGCCGAATACCGGCTCTTTGATATTCTCCTTTCAATTCATTTCTGGGATAGAAATAAACCAGGGAGGTGTCAAAATCTTTAGAAAATCTGGATAGTAGTTCTAGGTTACTGCGTTCAGTTCCAGCATTTATTAAAGCATCTTGAGTAAAAAGGAGTTTCAAGCTTTAAAGAAATGTTTTTATTAAGGTGGAAAAAGAATTATGAATAAATAGTGCGTTTGAAAAATGGATTTTACGATCAATTTTCCTAATATCCGTTTGAAATAAGCCTACGAATATATAATCATAATTAGACAAATATTCTATAAAACTTGACAAATGAACATGACGAGTATTTGATTTATCTAATCCACATTCAACATATATTAATTTAAATATACCTAGGGACAAATTCTTATTAGATCCTTTTAACACATTTAAATCATATCCTTCAGTATCAATTTTCAACAAATCAACACTTTTAATATTACAAGATTCAATATAATTATCTAGAGTATTGACTTCAATATCCTCTATTAATAGGGAATTTTTAGGCTGATTCTCTAAAACCAAGCTGTTAATATCAGCCCTGTTTGGTTCATTTATTCGAATTGAAAGATTTTGAACTAAATCTCCAATTGCAATTTGATTTAAAATAACATTACTATTCGTACCTAGATTCCTTTTAAGTATTTCAAATGTCCCTTTTATCGGTTCGAAACAATGATTCTCTGATTTAGAGTAAATTTTAAGAATTTGGTTTGTAAATCCACCTACGTT is a genomic window containing:
- a CDS encoding SusD/RagB family nutrient-binding outer membrane lipoprotein, translating into MKITSKIYKGMMIALVCWVGFTGCDDKLDEMNINPYGIDPTEVNPNLLMPTILASAAQNYTNLGVNDLAGAVQHTQKNGWYGGHNNYSWESMSWNGWYDILRNNDLLYKRAVELENEFFQGVSLTMKSFVFGNITDLWGDAPYTNALMGFETSPESQFPAFDNQEVIYDGIIADLENAVALFNSSNSDLVVPANDLYFGGDVGSWKRFANSLLLRYYLRISSKKPEVAKAGIEAIYSSGEYIQNPSQDAVLDYTGGASDIWITRHIALNPDDFQRYQACQTFIDQLVGTNDPRLPVWFAPVRVQWEADESLDVAAEDFIRNDGEALGVVTYPFDDFVELYPNENFTRKYNPNLVSYNDAAYVGLPPSLMIPESYNGNPSPGQGTQNQHVSQLADIYQSAGSAGDILKSRLISAAEVSFIFAEAALKGWNVGSAEDHYYMGIQNSLITWEKEAEYEAFIAQPEVAFNNTIQQVIEQKWVASWTAAAESFADYKRTGYPMLETGPQSPQPRVALRFQYGNDEYNNNAESITGALDRLELTEYSGGFGKDSQWSKSWLYQGSSIPW
- a CDS encoding glycosyltransferase; protein product: MKIFQVIQKPQARGVEFFTCLLSGKLKELGHDVILISLFEGNFDLPFSGQQIHLKRSIKNRLWDLRAWSQFAELIKTENPDLIQANAADTLKFTVLSKKLFGWKTPLIFRNASQISQYIQSPLIKNFNKYLYNQIDGIISVSSNSKSDFNSIFYFNKAHEVIPIGIEIPKSKSYFIKTENPLLVHIGGFTFEKNHSELMDIFSEVQSQYPTLKLWLFGEGPKKASIENQVKKMNLKDSVIFKGIVPKPFEVIPRNSIILLPSKIEGLPAVILEAFANKIPVIAYDVGGVSEVLTEETGWLISKCDKNAFIKSILEVHQMDELKKENILDQAFQLINENYSIENITTQFEKFYLRVVTALSI
- a CDS encoding polysaccharide deacetylase family protein; the protein is MNSGIFCISLDFELLWGIFDKVGMNFSPKYFEHTRQIVPDMLDVFAKNQVQATWATVGMLFAENEEEWMAYAPMQKPSYRDPKLSAYEFARSYGLNPQVHFAPELIQQIIDTPGQELGSHTFAHYYTLMRGQSPEQFRQDLQASQKISQDKFGITLKSLVFPRNHINELYLPICLEEGYTQARSNPKSWFWQETQHEDLSKKWFRSADCFMPIGKNTSFKKSELKIYPNEPLLIPASRILRPISKNNNLFNSVRLSRIKSEMSFAAENQEIYHLWWHPHNFANDPIQSMIELDEIMDHFQQLKSEFGMRSLNMKEIGDLVAKESEKSLQSIN
- a CDS encoding glycosyltransferase family 4 protein, yielding MKLLFTQDALINAGTERSNLELLSRFSKDFDTSLVYFYPRNELKGEYQRAGIRLFFLDIPEKYHLILGIRRLVSLIHKEKPDLLVSSLWRADIITRLASWITGVPLVGTLVNDSYSKLAWKDKSGIKHQIVYWLDKITASIPEFWISNARALADSHIKTLGLNENKIEVVYRGRNIPKNFWTSDKLREVRIHGERPSGKNPKEQEESPKTFNFISYGRLLERKGFQDAINAFSIVIEKYPNCSLTIFGEGPFRSELEKLVQDLNLNDSIFLPGKISNPNIALINGYYPLTTDPGSYRDCPLITAHCFLFPSWYEGFAGTLVEAMMAGISIIASNISMNLEAVSTENALIFEVQNSEQLANQMIFAIENPEYMAELGRKAREEAIARFDIEKIAIQYEQTLHKIYQNLRSED
- a CDS encoding M28 family peptidase encodes the protein MKKTILSLSACCLMLYACNPTIEDVISMDVVERIERTLSADDMEGRRIFTPGLEKAADFVASEFEKSDLPYLEGNNSYFQNFQLLKTVPAEIEGMLDQQALNAQNVVVNTTQEELNLESFDGYQLISVEENDVFNQSVFPLLREEKNLLVLIDPAHEENFARVARSASRPKFPTEYSQIFVLTKNLDPSSIQLKATNQVVKEELKNVVAMIPGKSLKDEYVVFGGHYDHLGIRSMGEGQDSIFNGANDNAAGTTAVIMLAKYFKELQDNERSLIFVAFTAEESGGFGSTYFSKQLDPDQVVAMFNIEMIGTESKWGTNSAYITGFEKSSIGEILQKNLEGSKFRFEPDPYPQQNLFYRSDNATLAALGVPAHTISTSKMEEPPNDEPNYHKASDEIETLDMANMTEVIKAIALSSKSIISGKDTPTRVEKLN
- a CDS encoding glucosamine inositolphosphorylceramide transferase family protein, yielding MKIRIILLLDSFIVAAWVFEAIEQILKERNTELVLAVINQKPKSSGKKSPFLYRLFRAIDRKLFLKSPDAFAQEDIRNIKGWDIPSLPITPIQKKYSDYFQKEDLDKISALNPDIIVRFGFRILRGKILLIPKLGVWSFHHGDNQFYKGGPPGFWEVMLKKETTGLILQRLSEKLDDGQVLYKSFSQTDPLSVQRNANKIFWLSSFIIPRVIRQINTKGIDKWEKEIHSNQVPIKSEVPLLTPPASGKMAILATDLTFRNIFRKIKEGFKKPYWEIVVARNEGNVLSNLSVINFHSIKPPKGLLSNGSFWADPFPIEKDKKTWVFFEDFDYNSNKGRISVAEWDGKKMIDPKVVLEEKWHLSYPFIWEENNEFYLIPESGEVGKLFIYKALDFPFKWTKVGVFFEGEAYDPTLIKVEDKYWLFVNQSPHQGTSAFVELYAYYSPSLLEPKWIAHSLNPIVSDVNCSRPAGRIFKNGEKLFRPAQDSGLRYGHRVKIQKILNLTPEEYKEDTVAVLEPDSSKKQLGAHTFNFTEEWVFSDAYYRK
- a CDS encoding glycosyltransferase; this translates as MNKKIKVLHLIKSLGRGGAEKLIPETALVHNQEQFEFHCLYFYHQENNIIDELENAGIQVHLIPSGNLGLFFRVNKVRNFIISNGFDIIHAHLPWAGIMARSVGRNLNIPIVYTEHNTWERYNKLSYWGNRISFKKQDVAIAVSNEVALSMRLNSIWDPYQRGGRMKLRVIQNGVNTEVFKRVKIESITREKIGIPPDATVVGIVAVFRDQKRLWLWVEVALKILEKCSNTHFILVGDGEWRERLEDQILKSGKENQFHLVGVQKNVIPFLSMMDIYLSTSEFEGLPIAMLEAMSCHVPVVATRAGGIGEVIQHGVQGYLTEIEDWKELTPHAIKLIKNPALRQKMADAARARVIQGFSMKRMVEELEEIYKDTAGK